One Labeo rohita strain BAU-BD-2019 chromosome 12, IGBB_LRoh.1.0, whole genome shotgun sequence genomic region harbors:
- the LOC127173965 gene encoding tumor necrosis factor receptor superfamily member 13B, translating into MMAQSCPEGQYLDSLLRKCMSCSLVCHDIKIQNRCSEYCVAWKCKAVSGQFYDTLLKKCLRCSELCGSHPAPCADACRSAVSVTQRPVGGSAVQLVTGRGRSVAGSALYSEALLYGLLGLCITVLMFTLTAAIMLLLKRAKHQQQLDTKKQQPNKQGQSSKDSLMARADEVSQEGSVTQDRPRATETCIYCFSEHTVAPRTLYQQAGAQEPVRAAAAAAAENLHHDNGAPHQPLQTHADKSRAFRIICSPTQTSM; encoded by the exons ATGATGGCACAGAGCTGTCCGGAGGGTCAGTATTTGGACAGCCTGCTGCGAAAGTGTATGTCCTGCAGTCTGGTCTGTCACGACATCAAGATTCAGAATCGCTGCTCTGAGTACTGCG TGGCCTGGAAATGTAAAGCCGTGTCCGGTCAGTTCTACGACACGCTGCTGAAGAAGTGTCTGAGGTGTTCGGAGCTGTGCGGCAGTCACCCGGCGCCCTGCGCAGACGCATGCAGGA GTGCGGTGTCCGTGACGCAGAGGCCTGTCGGCGGGTCTGCAGTGCAGCTTGTGACCGGCAGAGGGCGCTCAGTGGCCGGATCGGCGCTGTACTCGGAGGCGCTGCTGTACGGTCTGCTGGGCCTCTGCATCACAGTGCTGATGTTTACACTGACCGCTGCCATCATGCTGCTGCTCAAGAGAGCCAAACACCAGCAACAGCTGGACACCAAGAAACAACAGCCCAACAAACAAGGACAATCCTCAAAAG attcTCTGATGGCCCGGGCGGATGAAGTGTCTCAGGAGGGCAGTGTGACTCAGGACCGGCCGAGGGCCACCGAAACCTGCATCTACTGCTTCTCCGAGCACACGGTTGCGCCGCGCACTCTCTATCAACAGGCCGGAGCGCAGGAGCCCGTGCgcgccgccgccgccgccgccgccgaGAACCTTCACCATGACAACGGCGCGCCCCATCAGCCGCTTCAGACGCACGCCGATAAAAGCAGAGCGTTCAGGATCATATGTTCACCGACGCAAACGAGCATGTGA